The window GCCCTTCTCGGTGCGCTCGAGCGAGGCCTGTTGGCGCGAGATCGAAGGATCGTCGAGCCACAGGTCCGAGTGGCTGTCGCGGCCGATGATGAAGCGCTTGGCCGGCAGTTGAATCAAGCCAACGTTCGTGTTCGGCGGATAGATGTTGACCAGCGAGGCGGCCATGGTGCTGCGCGTCTGCGCGACAACATTGGCCATGGCCGTGTTGATGGTCGGTTCAAAGGGCGCGGTGCAAGCAGGGGACATCGAGAGCTCCAACTCTGACCGCGCTAGTAAAAGTAAATCCGAAAACCGGTGCAGTACAGAAACGCAACGACGGCCGCGAGTACGAGTACGCTGGCCAACCCCTTCGGCGAGATCTCGTACAGCGTTTTGCCAGGCGCACCGGTGAGCGGAGACGGTTGCTGACGACGTTCGAGCAAGCCGACCATGCAGCAGATGGTGCGAAGCACTACCCACGCGCCGTCGAAGATCACATCGGCGAGCCAGTCGATGGTGGATATCACTTGCGAAGGAGCTTGCTGCGGCGCGTACGCTGTTTCGCGCACTTGCTGGCCACCGGCGAGTTCTGCGAGTCGCGCACCAGCAGCGAATGGTTGCAGCGCGGTCACGATTTCAGCGGGACGGCTGTAGCGCTGATTCTTGTCCTTCTCCATCATCTTCTGGAGACAGGCGAGTACCGGCGCCGGTGTTTTCTTGCGTCGCAAACTGACGGCCGGCGGTTCGGAGTCGCTGTGGGCCAGCATCTTACTGACCGGTGTATCGTAGGCCGGGCCGGAAAACGGCGGCACGCCGGTTAACAGGCAATAAAGCGTGCAGCCGAGGCTGTAGATATCGGCGCGGATGTCGACATGGCGACTATCGCCCGCTTGCTCGGGCGCCATGAAGTCGAGCGTGCCCATCACGTGACCCGTTTCGGTCAGCGTCGCGTGGCCTTGCGAGAAGCGAGCGAGACCGAGGTCAAGCAGTTTTACCTGGCCAGTCGCGGAGAGCATCATGTTCGATGGCTTGATGTCGCGATGGACCATGCCTTGTTCGTGAGCATGCTGCAGCGCGGCCGCTGCCTGGCAGATGATGGCGCAGACATCGGCGATGCTCAGTTGATCGCGATCCTGCAGCACTTTCGCCAGGCTTTCGCCGGGAACGAATTCGGTGACGAGGAAGAGCGTGTTTCCCTCGAGGCCGCCGTCGCAAGCGCGGACGATGTTCGGATGATTCAACCGAGCCGAGGCGATGGCTTCGCGGCGAAAACGGGCGACGCAGTTTTCGTCTTCGTACAGATCTTCCTTGAGCAGCTTGATGGCGACATTCATGTCGAGCCAACGATGGCGAGCGCGGTAGACGCGGCCCATGGCGCCAGCGCCAAGGAATTCCTCGAACTGATATTCACGTAACGTGCGGCCGATCCAAGGATCGTTCGAGCCAACTCGCGGGCGTGTCATCGTCGGCGGCAGCGGAACTCGCTGCTGCACTGGCGACGCGGCAAGCGCGGCTACCGCAACTTCTTCTTTCGCGGGCAAAATCAGACACCGGGTGCCATCGGCCGTTGAATCGGGCGCCAGGTTGAGGGTTCCCGCAGGTAATTCGCGCAGGAGTTGATTGTCAGACACAAGTTTGCCCCATCTGCGAATCCGGCACGTTTAGCAAAGGACCTCTTCGACGAGGCTGATGCGGTTGCCGTCGTGCATCGAGATTTGATTGCCACCCAGGTTGGCCGCGGTGTTCTGCGCCGATTGAGCTCGCAGAATGAGCTTGGCGGCGTCATCGCCCGAGACGGCTTCGCATACACCAATGCTGAGCGTGAGCGGAGTGGGTTGACCCGCGAGCTTCGGCCGGGCCGATTGCAGCGAGTTCTTCAGCCGCTGCGCGACTTCGACAGCCAGCGGCAGATTGGCGCCATTCAGTGCCACTGCGAAGGCATCGTGATCGAACCGAGCAGCGTGATCCATGTTGCGATGAATGCCACGCAGGGCGAGGCTCACCGTCCGCAGTGCGAGCGATTCGCCGTCGTCACCACCCTTAGCTTGCCAGTCTTTCATCCGATCGATTTGGATGACGAGCAGGCTGAGCGGCTGCACTTCACGTTGCAAACCAGCGAGCCGCCGCTGCAGATCTTCGCGGAGAGCATCGCGAGTGCTCAAGCCCGTGGCCGGGTCGATCAGCGAGCCTGGTTGGCTGGTCGTGGTTTTCATTTCCGGAGCGCTGGGCGCCGGCGGAGTGTTATTAACGAACGGCACAAATGCCTTGCCATCGTGCACGTGACCGTTGTTGCGGCCACCACGCTTGCTGGCGTAGAGGGCTTCATCAGCCCGTTCCAGTACGGTTTCCATCGTGTCGCGAGCAGCAAATTCGGCGAGGCCGGCGCTGGCGTGCACTTGCAGTTGTTGACCGTCGTAGTTGATCGATTGGGCGCCGATGGCAGCGCGGCAACGTTCGGCCAATTGCACGACCGTCGTCGCTTGTTGCTTCGGGAAGACCACGGCAAATTCCTCGCCGCCGTATCGGCAGACGATGCCCGTCGAACCCGCGGCTTGCTTGAGCGCTGCCGCGACGTGCCGCAGCACTTCATCACCCGCTTTGTGGCCGTGTGTGTCGTTGAATTTCTTGAAGTGATCGACGTCGATCATCATGACGCAGGCAGGGTCACGTTCGAGCCGCAGCGCTGTCAGGCAGCGTTGCATTTCTTCGTCGAAGGCCCGGCGATTGGCGATGCCAGTGAGTGCATCGGTGCGAGCTTCGTTGACGTGCGATTCAATCAGGCGAGCCTGGCTTTCGAGTTTGCAGTGGGCCGAATCGAGTTGTTGTTGCATCCAGGCATTGGCTTCGACGAGGCGGTTGATGGCTTCCGTTACCGCGCTCACCTCGACATTGTCGCCGCTGGTCAGTTGTTCGTTGATCGCCTGCACGCGGAGATTGTGTTCACCGACCTGCGACGCCACCTTGGTAGTCAGGCCATGCACCTGGCTCAGAAGGTCCTTCGCGGCCTGACGATTGTTTTGTGCTTCTTGCTCGAGGCCATCGCGGTTGTTGACGTTGCGCTCAGGCTGTTCATTAACGTCGCCCTCGCGAGCTTTGCGAAAGCACCAACCAGCAGCAGCGCCCGCCGAGGCAGCGGTCAGGGCGATGGCAGTTTCCAGAATCAAAGTGGTCATGGGAGACAATCTAGCGTGAAGCAAAACGGGGCAGAGTTTGTCACAACCCGCACGGGGAGCGGGATGAAGAAGCGTAGATTGCTACCGGGTGGTGTCAAAACCTCCATGGCAACGTTTATCGAGCGTGCGAATTTTTCGCATTCCGGCTGTATCGATCAGGCCGGTCGTGCCGGCGCAGCGATCGATCAATCAATGATTATTTTTCGATTTCGGGAATCGGACGGAAATCGAACCAGTGATCGGCTGGAATTTTTCCCTGCTCCGGCCAGATGAGCTGCGGGACGTTGTAGACCGAGGCCATCCAGATTTGCGACTCGCGCGAGATCAAGCCGTCGCTGGCCGAGAGTTCGTAGCCGATCAGATAAGACGGTTCGGCACTTTTGAATTCCGGATCATTCACGGTCCCTTTGTAGAGATAGACCGAACCTGTGCGCTTGCCCTCCGCAGGAATCGGTTCGAGCGGATAGAGCAGGCTCCAGCGTTCGCCCGGAAGATCGGCACGCAGATGTAGGAAGGGAATGTCTTTGGTCTTGGCCAGTTGCTCGGGCTGCACCGCAGACAGGCCCGAACTCTCCATGATTTCGGGCGTGAACAGCGTGGGGCTGGAGTGCGGCGAACGCTCGAGTACAAAGTGCAATTGCGGCTGATCGGGAACTGGATCGCCCCAAGCCAAGTTCCGACCCTCGGCATCGGCGAGATGAATTTCGAATGTGGCCGTGCGATAGAAGCCGCCGTTGTAAAGTTCAGCCGAGCGTTCGTCGTTGCCGCGGTAATACGCGCCGCCGAGTCGGGGCGGGTGTTGCGGCCTGAGGGGGGCGTGATGCTTGGCGATGCCCATTTCCAGGCTGGTCGTAATTTTTTTGTTTTGCCGCCGCAATTCATCGGCTTGCTCGCGGGAGAATTGCACGGCAACGAAAAGCACGACTCCCAACAACGCGACCAGATACCAGGCGCGCGAAAGGTGCCGCAGCCAAGTTTGCAAACGCCTGCGCAGCGTCCTTTCCGGTACCGAAACCTTGCTGCGCGGCTGCTTCGCCCGCTCGACAATGATGATGCTGATCAGGATCGTCATCACGATGATGTAGGCGGGCAGATACCGACTGGTCGTGGTGTAGGCGATGCGATCGAGCCAAATGTCGAAGAGCGATTTGTCGGACAATTGCCAATCGGGCGGGGGCGGGGCCACCTCGGGCCAGTTGGCGCCTTGCGCGATCCAGCGTTCAAGCATGTCGATCTGCGGCTGCGTGAGTGGCGGTCCTTCGCTGGGCATTCGCTCGCCTTCGACGGTCGATTCGACGCGGCGGAGCAACTCATTTTTGCTGGCGGCGAGTTCGAGCAGTTTTCGGCCCGAGCCGCCGCCCCGCTCGGCAAATTTGCGTTGATCGAGTCGCAAGCCGCCAGCCGCCCGCTTTTCGCCGTGGCATTTCCA is drawn from Anatilimnocola floriformis and contains these coding sequences:
- a CDS encoding serine/threonine-protein kinase → MSDNQLLRELPAGTLNLAPDSTADGTRCLILPAKEEVAVAALAASPVQQRVPLPPTMTRPRVGSNDPWIGRTLREYQFEEFLGAGAMGRVYRARHRWLDMNVAIKLLKEDLYEDENCVARFRREAIASARLNHPNIVRACDGGLEGNTLFLVTEFVPGESLAKVLQDRDQLSIADVCAIICQAAAALQHAHEQGMVHRDIKPSNMMLSATGQVKLLDLGLARFSQGHATLTETGHVMGTLDFMAPEQAGDSRHVDIRADIYSLGCTLYCLLTGVPPFSGPAYDTPVSKMLAHSDSEPPAVSLRRKKTPAPVLACLQKMMEKDKNQRYSRPAEIVTALQPFAAGARLAELAGGQQVRETAYAPQQAPSQVISTIDWLADVIFDGAWVVLRTICCMVGLLERRQQPSPLTGAPGKTLYEISPKGLASVLVLAAVVAFLYCTGFRIYFY
- a CDS encoding c-type cytochrome domain-containing protein produces the protein MRHFPAIVVCLLVLPAWLAGAGAARCCAQPAVDFERDIKPILSEHCWKCHGEKRAAGGLRLDQRKFAERGGGSGRKLLELAASKNELLRRVESTVEGERMPSEGPPLTQPQIDMLERWIAQGANWPEVAPPPPDWQLSDKSLFDIWLDRIAYTTTSRYLPAYIIVMTILISIIIVERAKQPRSKVSVPERTLRRRLQTWLRHLSRAWYLVALLGVVLFVAVQFSREQADELRRQNKKITTSLEMGIAKHHAPLRPQHPPRLGGAYYRGNDERSAELYNGGFYRTATFEIHLADAEGRNLAWGDPVPDQPQLHFVLERSPHSSPTLFTPEIMESSGLSAVQPEQLAKTKDIPFLHLRADLPGERWSLLYPLEPIPAEGKRTGSVYLYKGTVNDPEFKSAEPSYLIGYELSASDGLISRESQIWMASVYNVPQLIWPEQGKIPADHWFDFRPIPEIEK
- a CDS encoding GGDEF domain-containing protein, with the protein product MTTLILETAIALTAASAGAAAGWCFRKAREGDVNEQPERNVNNRDGLEQEAQNNRQAAKDLLSQVHGLTTKVASQVGEHNLRVQAINEQLTSGDNVEVSAVTEAINRLVEANAWMQQQLDSAHCKLESQARLIESHVNEARTDALTGIANRRAFDEEMQRCLTALRLERDPACVMMIDVDHFKKFNDTHGHKAGDEVLRHVAAALKQAAGSTGIVCRYGGEEFAVVFPKQQATTVVQLAERCRAAIGAQSINYDGQQLQVHASAGLAEFAARDTMETVLERADEALYASKRGGRNNGHVHDGKAFVPFVNNTPPAPSAPEMKTTTSQPGSLIDPATGLSTRDALREDLQRRLAGLQREVQPLSLLVIQIDRMKDWQAKGGDDGESLALRTVSLALRGIHRNMDHAARFDHDAFAVALNGANLPLAVEVAQRLKNSLQSARPKLAGQPTPLTLSIGVCEAVSGDDAAKLILRAQSAQNTAANLGGNQISMHDGNRISLVEEVLC